From Lujinxingia litoralis, the proteins below share one genomic window:
- a CDS encoding TolC family protein, with the protein MALLGVLALPQSASAQSEVSVDEVVRAALARPDIEERFSARIAGARAEVDEELVIPMPTLELAHEQVFGNADVRNLEFSALVEQSFDLSGWRASLREAWPHRESALRAAAQSWRLEVATTVREAFFRVRHHQERMAVMDAWIAGLERGLTGVQAREARGDVSAYQTRRIRREIELATARRASEAAVLAEAWANLERWTTWETRPRLRGDLQPTAAPSAEIGELRRPKLERLQHQKRALRAELDAWGSPFLRGWALGAGYRYVDAGSSDGHGFLVTLALPLAFWNTDAPRREQLRAQHLEASRELALLTSLATREHAAAQARLEAALRSLEAMSDPAHDGELTRLAQVAFEAGEATLPELLDAFESDADLQLARLDLQWEARRAAIALDRSRSLGVPQ; encoded by the coding sequence ATGGCGCTCCTCGGTGTGCTCGCGCTTCCCCAGAGCGCGAGCGCACAAAGCGAGGTGAGCGTCGACGAGGTCGTCCGCGCGGCGCTGGCGCGCCCCGACATCGAAGAGCGCTTCAGCGCTCGAATTGCCGGGGCCCGCGCCGAGGTCGACGAGGAACTCGTCATCCCGATGCCCACCCTGGAGCTGGCTCACGAGCAGGTCTTTGGCAACGCCGACGTCCGCAACCTGGAGTTCTCGGCGCTGGTAGAGCAGAGCTTCGACCTCTCGGGATGGCGCGCGTCGTTGCGGGAGGCCTGGCCCCACCGAGAATCCGCGCTGCGGGCCGCCGCGCAGAGCTGGCGGCTGGAGGTCGCCACGACGGTGCGTGAGGCGTTCTTCCGCGTGCGGCACCACCAGGAGCGGATGGCCGTGATGGACGCCTGGATCGCGGGGCTGGAGCGGGGACTCACAGGTGTGCAGGCGCGCGAGGCCCGCGGCGACGTCTCGGCCTACCAGACGCGCCGCATCCGGCGCGAAATCGAACTCGCCACAGCGCGCCGGGCAAGCGAAGCCGCGGTGCTGGCCGAGGCCTGGGCCAACCTGGAGCGGTGGACCACCTGGGAGACACGCCCCCGGCTGCGCGGCGACCTCCAACCCACCGCGGCGCCTTCGGCTGAGATCGGGGAGCTCCGGCGTCCGAAGCTTGAGCGGCTTCAGCACCAAAAGCGCGCGCTGCGCGCCGAACTCGACGCCTGGGGCTCCCCCTTCTTGAGAGGCTGGGCGCTGGGAGCCGGCTACCGCTACGTCGATGCGGGCTCCAGCGACGGACACGGCTTCCTCGTAACGCTGGCGCTACCGCTGGCCTTCTGGAACACCGACGCGCCTCGGCGAGAGCAATTGCGCGCCCAACACCTGGAGGCCAGCCGCGAGCTGGCCTTGCTCACCAGCCTTGCGACCCGCGAGCACGCGGCGGCGCAGGCGCGTCTGGAGGCTGCGCTTCGCTCGCTCGAAGCGATGTCCGACCCCGCCCACGATGGCGAGCTGACCCGCCTCGCGCAGGTGGCCTTCGAGGCCGGGGAGGCCACCCTCCCCGAGCTGCTCGATGCCTTTGAAAGTGATGCCGATCTTCAACTCGCTCGCCTCGATCTGCAGTGGGAAGCGCGTCGCGCTGCCATTGCGCTCGACCGTAGCCGTAGCCTCGGAGTGCCCCAATGA
- a CDS encoding efflux RND transporter periplasmic adaptor subunit, whose translation MTSRPFFSLLGALLMLAGCADNHDHDHPHDEQGAHPHAAGAGHGAGHDDHGHDHGDASEVVTLWGEHTQLFVEFPALVVGEASPFAAHLTRLSDHAAMGSGTVVVELSGGDAPLERFTVEQPSQAGIFRPIVKPAHPGRRRVTLALTSEALHETHDLGEFVVFSSRNGANLAASEEPAAQGQISYLLEQQWRVPFGVARARVRPLRPNLPAFATLVQPPDAEAVVSAPRAGRVLAPGGRFPRVGESVDQGALLFQLTTAPGEGGDPATLDLAVDQAQIRVDAARREVERLGPLVSQGVVAPRRLDQAQSALETAEAEFKSARRRRNSLSQTQRVGGRGDALAVPAPLEGALAELFVSPGTWVSEGMPLARVVDRERLVLSVGVPEAYVGRLREVSGAWFQLDNVPDVIEVPRSALIAIGTELDEESRTLPVRFRIDNGSRELFAGMKTRAHLIVEEPREAIAVPLTAVVDDSGTDVVFVQTGGETFERRAVRLGIRDGNDVEIVEGVHPGEWVVAVGAYAVKLASTSTESIGHGHAH comes from the coding sequence ATGACTTCACGACCTTTCTTCTCGTTGCTCGGGGCGCTGCTGATGCTCGCCGGGTGTGCTGACAATCACGACCACGACCATCCTCATGATGAGCAGGGCGCTCATCCCCACGCGGCGGGAGCCGGCCATGGCGCGGGGCACGATGACCACGGCCACGACCATGGCGACGCCTCCGAGGTCGTGACCCTCTGGGGAGAGCACACGCAGCTCTTCGTCGAGTTCCCCGCGCTCGTCGTGGGCGAAGCGAGTCCCTTTGCCGCTCACCTGACCCGGCTGAGCGACCACGCCGCCATGGGCTCGGGGACGGTCGTGGTCGAACTCAGCGGTGGCGACGCCCCGCTGGAGCGATTCACGGTGGAGCAGCCCTCGCAGGCCGGCATCTTCCGGCCCATCGTGAAGCCAGCCCACCCCGGGCGGCGGCGCGTCACGCTTGCGCTCACGTCTGAGGCGCTCCACGAGACGCACGACCTTGGCGAGTTCGTGGTGTTCTCGTCGCGCAACGGCGCCAACCTGGCGGCCTCGGAGGAGCCCGCGGCTCAGGGGCAGATCTCCTACCTGCTCGAACAGCAGTGGCGCGTGCCCTTTGGCGTCGCCCGGGCGCGTGTCAGGCCCCTGCGTCCCAACCTTCCGGCCTTTGCCACCCTGGTGCAGCCCCCGGACGCCGAGGCCGTGGTCAGCGCGCCGCGCGCAGGTCGCGTGCTGGCGCCCGGCGGTCGCTTCCCGCGGGTTGGCGAGTCGGTGGATCAGGGCGCGCTGCTCTTCCAGCTCACCACCGCGCCCGGGGAGGGCGGCGATCCGGCCACGCTGGATCTGGCGGTTGACCAGGCGCAGATCCGCGTCGACGCGGCCCGTCGCGAGGTGGAGCGCCTGGGGCCCCTGGTGTCCCAGGGCGTCGTCGCCCCGCGCCGCCTCGACCAGGCGCAGAGCGCGTTGGAGACGGCCGAGGCCGAGTTTAAGAGCGCCCGCCGGCGGCGAAACAGCCTGTCTCAAACCCAGCGCGTCGGCGGCAGAGGAGATGCCCTCGCCGTGCCCGCGCCCCTGGAAGGCGCGCTCGCCGAGCTCTTCGTATCGCCCGGGACCTGGGTCTCCGAGGGCATGCCCCTGGCCCGGGTCGTCGACCGGGAACGCCTGGTCCTGAGCGTCGGCGTGCCCGAGGCCTACGTGGGACGCCTCCGCGAGGTCTCCGGGGCCTGGTTCCAGCTGGACAACGTGCCCGACGTCATCGAGGTGCCGCGCTCGGCCCTGATCGCCATCGGCACCGAACTCGACGAGGAGAGCCGCACCTTACCCGTGCGCTTTCGCATCGATAACGGGAGCCGCGAGCTCTTCGCGGGCATGAAGACCCGGGCGCACCTGATCGTCGAGGAGCCCCGGGAGGCCATCGCCGTGCCCCTGACCGCGGTCGTGGACGACTCGGGCACCGACGTCGTCTTCGTGCAGACCGGGGGAGAAACCTTTGAGCGTCGGGCCGTGCGCCTGGGGATCCGGGACGGCAACGACGTGGAAATCGTCGAGGGGGTGCACCCCGGGGAGTGGGTCGTCGCCGTGGGAGCCTACGCGGTGAAACTCGCGTCAACGTCTACCGAGTCGATCGGCCACGGCCACGCACATTAA